From Syntrophorhabdaceae bacterium, one genomic window encodes:
- a CDS encoding glycosyltransferase yields MNETVIQRQDIHSRVTQIGDADILVGIPSYNNARSIGHVVRAVQAGLAKYFPEKKTVLVNSDGGSTDGTMDVVHDTTIDDFRSILLSHRVESFSKIAIPYHGIPGKGSAFRTIFQIARALNVKACAVVDSDLRSITPEWIELLIKPVVDDGFDYVTPLYHRHKYDGTITNSIVYPLTRALYGKNVRQPIGGDFGFSGKLARFYLTKDVWDTDVARYGIDIWMTTTAIANDFRVCQAFLGAKIHDAKDPGADLSAMLYQVVGATFDLMEEYPQTWKNVRSAQAVPVFGFTYEVGLEPVSVNIQRMIDKFTLGARELSSVWENILSGKTLGFLKKLANASRDGFHMPDTVWVDIIYSFALAAHRNVLNKEHLLKSLTPLYVGRTASFVLEVWESSGPEVEGKIDSLCGVYERLKPSFSDRWK; encoded by the coding sequence ATGAACGAGACTGTGATTCAGAGACAGGACATCCATTCGCGAGTGACCCAGATCGGCGATGCCGACATCCTGGTAGGCATCCCGAGCTACAACAACGCCCGGTCCATCGGCCATGTCGTGCGGGCCGTGCAGGCGGGCCTTGCAAAGTATTTCCCCGAAAAGAAGACGGTCCTCGTCAATTCCGACGGGGGGTCGACGGACGGCACGATGGATGTCGTCCACGACACCACCATCGATGATTTCCGTTCGATCCTGCTGTCCCACCGTGTGGAATCCTTTTCCAAGATCGCCATCCCCTACCACGGTATCCCTGGCAAGGGCAGCGCTTTCAGGACCATTTTCCAGATTGCGCGGGCCCTCAATGTAAAGGCGTGCGCCGTGGTGGATTCCGATCTGCGCAGCATCACCCCGGAATGGATAGAGCTTCTCATCAAGCCCGTAGTGGACGACGGTTTTGATTACGTGACGCCCCTTTACCATCGCCATAAATACGACGGGACGATCACCAACAGCATAGTCTATCCCCTGACGCGGGCCCTCTACGGAAAGAACGTACGGCAGCCGATAGGGGGCGACTTTGGCTTTTCCGGCAAACTGGCCCGGTTCTATCTCACCAAGGATGTCTGGGATACCGATGTTGCCCGCTACGGGATAGACATCTGGATGACGACGACGGCAATTGCCAACGATTTTCGCGTCTGCCAGGCCTTTCTTGGGGCAAAGATCCACGATGCGAAGGACCCGGGGGCGGACCTGAGCGCCATGCTTTACCAGGTCGTGGGGGCGACCTTCGACCTCATGGAGGAATACCCGCAAACCTGGAAGAACGTGAGGTCTGCCCAGGCGGTTCCCGTCTTCGGGTTCACCTACGAGGTGGGCCTTGAACCCGTAAGCGTCAATATCCAGAGGATGATCGACAAATTCACCCTTGGCGCCAGGGAATTGTCCTCCGTCTGGGAAAACATCCTTTCAGGGAAGACGCTGGGTTTCCTCAAAAAACTGGCCAATGCGTCCCGGGATGGCTTCCACATGCCTGACACCGTGTGGGTGGATATCATATACAGTTTTGCCCTTGCCGCGCACCGCAACGTCCTCAACAAGGAACATCTCCTCAAATCCCTGACCCCGTTGTACGTCGGGCGCACGGCGTCATTCGTCCTGGAGGTCTGGGAAAGCAGCGGACCCGAGGTGG
- a CDS encoding sugar phosphate nucleotidyltransferase gives MKGPAAILLAGGVGSRLNILVRHRAKPAVPFGGIYRIIDFTLSNIGNSGMSSVAVLTQYKPLSLMDHIGDGSCWDLSGRSRSVKIFPPKTGEEDWDWYRGTADAVRQNISFVMSAQSDEIMILSGDHVYHMDYRRMVSFHREKKARVTIATIPVPWEETYQFGTAIVDDNKRITQWEEKSPRARSNLASMGIYVFDRKYLIDLLLESREDDFGHNLIPRALDEKVVYAYSFDGYWRDVGTVQAYWDANMGLLDPLSGIDPGSWKTMTNINAAGPTFDRPPVFVSSSARVTRSIVSPGCTIDGNVENCVLSPGVVIERNASVRDSIIMHDCRIGEGARVERSIMDKEVSVGAHSSVGFGDPKIVNVTHPEHLYSGLTVIGKRTVIPEGITIGTNCIIDPMLGPGTFPREVKSGITVAGA, from the coding sequence ATGAAAGGTCCGGCGGCGATCCTTCTGGCAGGCGGAGTTGGAAGCAGGCTCAATATCCTCGTGCGGCACAGGGCAAAACCGGCCGTCCCCTTCGGCGGCATATACAGGATAATCGATTTTACCCTCAGCAATATAGGAAACTCGGGCATGTCCAGCGTGGCCGTCCTCACCCAGTACAAGCCCCTTTCCCTCATGGACCATATCGGCGACGGCTCTTGCTGGGACCTGTCGGGCCGGTCGCGCAGCGTAAAGATCTTCCCCCCCAAGACAGGGGAGGAGGATTGGGATTGGTACAGGGGAACCGCCGATGCTGTGCGGCAGAACATTTCTTTCGTCATGTCGGCACAGAGCGACGAGATCATGATCCTCTCGGGAGACCATGTCTATCACATGGACTATCGCCGGATGGTTTCCTTCCATCGGGAAAAGAAGGCCCGTGTCACCATCGCCACCATTCCCGTGCCCTGGGAGGAGACATACCAGTTCGGGACCGCCATCGTAGACGATAACAAGAGGATAACGCAGTGGGAGGAGAAATCGCCCCGCGCGAGGTCCAACCTGGCGTCCATGGGGATATATGTTTTCGACAGAAAGTATTTGATAGACCTCCTCTTGGAATCCAGGGAGGATGATTTCGGGCACAACCTCATCCCCCGGGCCCTCGATGAAAAGGTGGTCTACGCCTATTCCTTTGATGGATACTGGCGGGACGTCGGCACCGTTCAGGCCTACTGGGACGCCAACATGGGCCTCCTCGATCCCTTGTCGGGGATAGACCCGGGGTCATGGAAGACAATGACGAATATAAACGCCGCCGGACCGACTTTTGACAGGCCTCCCGTCTTCGTATCCTCTTCCGCCCGGGTAACGCGTTCCATCGTATCTCCCGGCTGCACCATCGACGGGAACGTGGAGAACTGCGTCCTTTCTCCCGGCGTAGTAATTGAACGGAACGCTTCGGTGCGTGATTCCATCATTATGCATGACTGCCGCATAGGCGAAGGAGCGCGGGTCGAGCGCTCCATCATGGACAAAGAGGTGTCGGTCGGGGCGCATTCCTCGGTCGGTTTCGGAGACCCGAAAATAGTCAACGTTACTCATCCGGAACATCTTTACTCGGGTCTCACCGTCATCGGAAAACGGACGGTCATTCCCGAGGGGATCACTATAGGCACGAACTGCATCATCGACCCCATGCTCGGACCAGGGACTTTTCCACGGGAGGTCAAGAGTGGAATAACCGTGGCGGGAGCGTAA
- a CDS encoding sugar phosphate nucleotidyltransferase, protein MAQVLAMILAGGRVGELDVLTFFRPKSVLPYGGLYRVIDFPMSNLMHSDIENVGILSQYRPFELISHIANGEPWDMTGRQRRAVILPPFQGRGASDWYKGTADAVYQNIDFMRMGDPQIVVVLSGDHIYRMDYRKLIEFHIEKNADMTVAFTKVSPEASSRFGLASIEDEDPRGGRVTQYREKPKNSRLEWASLTIYVFRAELLIAALQENAASSSHEFGKDIIPMLMQKHRVYGYKHSGYWGYTRTMDEYYRTSMDVLGDTPRIDIRSWQLRTNMADSCIRDRQPAFVGPAAAIKDAFFHCGCSIKGRVEHSILFPGVTVEEGAVVKDSILFFDSAVRRGAQLRHSIVDTGCVISERADIGDPGEDLTVVGMKTVIPEGIRIRGGVRVHPKLTPDSFSKNEYVNGEVVQ, encoded by the coding sequence ATGGCACAGGTGCTCGCAATGATCCTCGCAGGAGGAAGGGTAGGCGAACTGGATGTACTCACTTTTTTTCGGCCCAAATCGGTTCTGCCCTACGGGGGGCTCTATCGCGTCATCGATTTTCCCATGAGCAATCTCATGCATTCCGATATCGAGAACGTGGGCATCCTGTCACAATACAGGCCCTTTGAATTGATCAGCCACATCGCCAACGGTGAACCCTGGGACATGACGGGAAGACAGCGCCGGGCCGTGATACTCCCGCCCTTTCAGGGCAGGGGCGCCTCCGACTGGTACAAGGGAACGGCTGACGCCGTCTATCAGAACATCGATTTCATGCGCATGGGCGACCCCCAGATAGTCGTCGTCCTTTCGGGAGATCATATCTACCGCATGGACTATCGCAAGCTCATCGAGTTTCATATCGAGAAGAACGCGGACATGACGGTGGCCTTCACGAAGGTATCACCCGAGGCATCGTCCCGTTTCGGCCTCGCATCCATCGAGGACGAGGATCCCCGGGGAGGGAGGGTCACGCAATACAGGGAAAAACCAAAGAACTCGCGCCTCGAATGGGCGTCTCTGACCATCTATGTCTTTCGCGCCGAACTCCTTATCGCCGCTCTCCAGGAGAATGCGGCAAGCTCCTCTCATGAGTTCGGCAAGGACATCATTCCCATGCTCATGCAAAAACACCGCGTCTATGGCTACAAGCACAGCGGTTACTGGGGATATACCCGGACGATGGATGAATATTACCGCACGAGCATGGATGTGCTCGGCGATACCCCCAGGATCGACATACGCTCCTGGCAGCTCAGGACCAATATGGCCGACAGCTGCATCCGTGACCGGCAGCCGGCCTTCGTCGGCCCGGCGGCCGCCATCAAAGATGCCTTCTTCCATTGCGGCTGCTCCATCAAGGGCCGCGTGGAGCATTCCATCCTCTTTCCCGGCGTAACGGTGGAGGAAGGCGCCGTCGTCAAGGACTCCATCCTCTTCTTCGATTCCGCCGTCCGCAGGGGGGCTCAACTCAGGCACTCCATCGTGGACACGGGCTGCGTGATCTCCGAGCGCGCAGATATCGGCGATCCGGGGGAAGACCTCACCGTTGTCGGCATGAAAACGGTCATCCCTGAGGGGATTCGCATAAGGGGAGGCGTGAGGGTCCATCCCAAGCTCACACCAGACTCCTTTTCGAAGAATGAATATGTCAACGGAGAGGTGGTGCAATGA